One window from the genome of Nicotiana tomentosiformis chromosome 5, ASM39032v3, whole genome shotgun sequence encodes:
- the LOC104099876 gene encoding uncharacterized protein: MTMGRCSASSGDDNNNDDNAINSGGGFHSIRDRFRFKRNSLKPAPPLPSPTLSPDRQWKTAARSHHHHHHHYNRSYSRKLIFYCFKERSWLYLCIFLVIFVFALASMVLQSSIMSVLKQGNERARWRWSVRDDLKLGSSLEFVQQRSFQLRNGLDLLRNQPRIGVRPPRIALVLGNMKKDPLSLMMSTVVKNLRGLGYMIKIYAVEDGIARSIWEEIGGQVSILTAERYDLIDWSIFDGVIADSLEDKNAISSLMQEPFCSVPLVWIIQQDTLASRLRLYENMGWERLISHWKDAFRRADVIVFPDYSLPMLYSGLDYGNFFVIPGSPKDSWAADSYNRRHLKSQLREEYGFDKDDLLVLVVGSSILYNELSWDYALSIHDIEPLLLKFAGSSDVEERLKFVFVSGNSSDGYNEALQDIATRLGLREGSLSHHDMKGDVNGIILIADIVLYSSSQYEQEFPPILIRAMSFGIPIVAPDHPVIKKYVVDEVHGIIFSKHKSNALVQDFSVLISNGKLTRFARTIASSGRLLSKNMLAVECITGYAKLLENVINFPSDVTLPGDTSQLKQGSWEWGYFQKDVEKSNDIEDLQVKDVDLINSSVVYDLEVDMTGFVPLMNVSGDNSEALEDFPSELDWDILNEMERSEEVNRLEMEEIEERMEKDIGEWDEIYRNARKAEKLRFETNERDEGELERTGQPVCIYEVYNGAGAWPFLHHGSLYRGLSLSTKARRSRSDDVDAVGRLTLLNETYYRNILCEMGGMFSIANHLDNIHKRPWIGFQSWRATGRKVSLSKNAELALEETIQAKAKGDVIYYWVHLDVDGWFTGNNDALTFWSMCDILNGGNCRTAFQDTFRRMYGLPSHIDALPPMPEDGGRWSALHSWVMPTSSFLEFIMFSRMFVDALDGLHVNSNNRTHCILAISTFEKQHCYCRVLELLVNVWAYHSARQMVYINPHSGVLEEQHPIEQRKGYMWAKYFNITLLKSMDEDLAEAADDNVHPYETWLWPLTGEVYWQGIYEREREERYRQKMDKKRKTREKLLERMKHGYKQKTLGG, from the exons ATGACAATGGGCCGTTGCTCGGCGAGTTCCGGCGACGACAATAATAACGATGACAATGCCATCAACTCCGGCGGTGGATTTCATTCGATCCGTGACCGTTTTCGCTTCAAGAGAAATTCACTTAAACCGGCGCCTCCGCTTCCGTCGCCGACGTTATCTCCGGATCGGCAGTGGAAAACAGCGGCacgatctcatcatcatcatcaccatcacTATAACCGATCTTACTCTAGGAAGCTGATTTTTTATTGTTTTAAAGAGAGATCGTGGTTATATTTGTGcatatttttggttatttttgtgtTTGCGTTAGCGTCTATGGTGTTACAGAGTTCAATCATGTCGGTGTTAAAGCAAGGGAATGAGAGAGCTCGTTGGCGGTGGTCCGTTAGAGATGATTTGAAGTTAGGGAGTTCATTGGAGTTTGTTCAACAGCGGAGCTTTCAGCTTCGTAATGGCTTAGACTTGCTCAGGAATCAGCCTAGAATTGGTGTTCGGCCTCCTCGGATTGCGCTA GTCTTAGGAAACATGAAGAAGGACCCACTGTCATTGATGATGTCTACTGTGGTGAAGAACTTACGGGGATTAGGCTATATGATTAAG ATATATGCTGTGGAGGATGGCATTGCGAGGTCCATATGGGAAGAAATAGGagggcaagtatcaattttaACCGCTGAACGATATGATCTCATTGACTGGTCAAT TTTTGATGGTGTTATTGCCGATTCACTTGAAGATAAAAATGCTATATCAAG CCTTATGCAGGAGCCTTTTTGCTCTGTCCCCCTCGTATGGATAATTCAACAAGATACTCTAGCAAGTCGCCTTCGTCTCTATGAAAACATGGGCTGGGAACGTCTTATTTCTCATTGGAAAGATGCTTTTCGCAGGGCTGATGTTATTGTATTTCCAGATTACTCTTTGCCG ATGTTATATAGTGGGCTCGACTATGGAAACTTCTTTGTGATCCCCGGATCACCAAAAGACAGTTGGGCTGCTGACAGTTATAATAGGAGACATTTAAAATCTCAGTTAAGGGAGGAATATGGTTTTGACAAAGATGATCTCTTGGTTTTGGTGGTTGGAAGTTCCATTCTCTACAATGAGCTGTCTTGGGATTATGCTTTGTCTATTCATGATATAGAACCTTTGCTACTCAAATTTGCTGGAAGTAGCGATGTTGAAGAGAGACTGAAGTTCGTTTTCGTGTCAGGAAATTCCAGTGATGGGTATAATGAGGCATTGCAG GATATTGCTACTCGTCTGGGACTTCGTGAGGGATCTCTTTCACACCATGACATGAAGGGTGATGTtaatggtattatactgattgctGACATTGTCCTCTATTCTTCCTCTCAATACGAACAAGAATTTCCTCCGATCCTGATACGAGCTATGTCATTTGGGATACCAATTGTTGCACCGGACCACCCTGTCATTAAGAAATAT GTTGTTGATGAAGTTCATGGAATCATCTTCTCTAAACACAAGTCCAATGCATTGGTGCAAGATTTCTCAGTACTTATATCTAATGGAAAACTCACGAGATTCGCTCGCACTATTGCATCTTCTGGGAGGCTGCTTTCCAAGAACATGCTTGCAGTTGAATGCATTACAGGGTACGCAAAGCTGCTGGAGAATGTCATAAATTTCCCATCTGATGTCACCCTTCCAGGAGACACTTCTCAGCTTAAGCAGGGCTCATGGGAGTGGGGTTATTTTCAAAAGGATGTAGAGAAGAGTAATGACATAGAAGATCTTCAAGTAAAGGATGTGGATCTAATAAATTCCAGTGTTGTTTATGACCTTGAAGTAGACATGACAGGTTTTGTTCCTTTGATGAATGTCTCTGGAGATAATTCAGAGGCTTTAGAGGACTTTCCAAGTGAGTTGGATTGGGACATCTTGAATGAAATGGAGCGTTCTGAGGAAGTAAATAGACTGGAGATGGAGGAG ATTGAGGAAAGAATGGAAAAGGACATTGGTGAGTGGGATGAAATATATCGTAATGCTCGAAAAGCTGAAAAGCTTCGTTTTGAAACTAATGAGAGGGATGAAGGAGAGCTGGAAAGGACTGGGCAACCAGTATGCATTTACGAGGTTTATAATGGAGCTGGAGCATGGCCATTTTTGCATCATGGCTCTTTGTACCGTGGATTGAGCCTA TCAACTAAAGCACGGAGATCGAGGTCAGATGATGTTGATGCAGTTGGCCGGCTTACCCTTTTGAATGAGACCTACTATCGGAATATCCTCTGTGAGATGGGTGGCATGTTTTCAATTGCAAACCATTTAGATAATATTCATAAGCGACCCTGGATTGGATTTCAGTCATGGCGAGCTACTGGTAGAAAA GTTTCATTATCTAAAAATGCTGAGCTGGCCCTAGAAGAAACAATACAGGCAAAGGCTAAAGGTGATGTAATATACTATTGGGTACATTTGGATGTGGATGGTTGGTTTACAGGAAACAATGATGCCCTTACTTTCTGGTCAATGTGCGATATTTTGAATGGAGGCAACTGCAG AACTGCTTTCCAAGACACATTTCGTAGAATGTATGGCTTACCGTCACATATAGACGCTCTCCCACCAATGCCAGAAGATGGTGGGAGATGGTCAGCACTGCATAGCTGGGTTATGCCAACCTCTTCGTTTCTGGAGTTCATTATGTTTTCCAG GATGTTTGTCGATGCTCTGGATGGTTTGCACGTGAATTCAAACAATAGGACTCATTGTATACTGGCAATCTCGACATTTGAG AAGCAGCACTGTTACTGTCGGGTTTTGGAACTGTTGGTGAATGTCTGGGCCTATCACAGTGCACGGCAGATGGTTTACATTAATCCTCACTCAGGCGTGCTGGAAGAGCAGCACCCCATTGAGCAGCGAAAAGGATATATGTGGGCAAAGTATTTCAACATAACATTGTTGAAGAGTATGGATGAAGACTTGGCAGAAGCTGCTGATGACAATGTCCATCCATATGAAACGTGGTTGTGGCCTTTAACGGGAGAGGTATATTGGCAGGGGATATATGAaagggagagagaagagagatacAGGCAAAAAATGGACAAGAAGAGAAAGACAAGAGAGAAACTACTCGAAAGAATGAAACACGGATATAAACAAAAGACACTGGGAGGATAA
- the LOC104099864 gene encoding phosphoglucan phosphatase DSP4, amyloplastic isoform X4 gives MTKFADQRLSIVAQVVSGSESSTEKGETEKDAGKSDTYSNDMTAAMGAVLTYRHELGMNYNFIRPDLIVGSCLQTPEDVDKLRSIGVKTIFCLQQNPDLEYFGVDIGAIREYVNKCSDIEHLRAEIRDFDAFDLRLRLPAVVSKLSKAVNRNGGVTYIHCTAGLGRAPAVALTYMFWVQGYKLGEAFNLLMSKRSCFPKLDAIKSATADILTGLKRKPATLTWSGDDCSTVEISGLDIGWGQRISLEFDEERGLWTLQRDLPEGHYEYKYIVDGVWTCNEFEPITSPNKDGHINNYVKVLDDNPDSISAAVRNRLTSDDPDLTSDERLIIREFLEAYPDEE, from the exons ATGACAAAATTTGCTGATCAGCGTCTAAGTATTGTGGCACAG GTTGTATCTGGTTCTGAATCTAGTACAGAGAAGGGTGAAACAGAGAAGGATGCAGGAAAATCTGATACATACAGCAATGACATGACTGCAGCCATGGGAGCTG TTTTAACCTATAGGCATGAGTTAGGAATGAACTACAACTTCATCCGTCCAGATTTGATTGTTGGGTCATGTCTACAG ACTCCTGAGGATGTGGACAAGCTTCGCAGCATTGGAGTAAAAACTATTTTTTGCTTGCAGCAAAATCCAGATCTCGA ATATTTTGGGGTTGATATTGGTGCAATTCGTGAATATGTCAACAAATGCAGTGATATTGAACACTTGCGTGCCGAAATAAG GGATTTTGATGCATTTGATTTGAGGTTGCGGCTTCCAGCTGTCGTAAGCAAACTGAGCAAGGCCGTCAATAGAAATGGGGGTGTGACTTACATACATTGCACCGCTGGACTTGGCAGAGCTCCGGCAGTTGCG TTGACATATATGTTCTGGGTTCAAGGCTATAAGCTTGGTGAAGCTTTCAATTTACTCATG AGCAAGCGCTCCTGCTTTCCAAAACTAGATGCCATCAAAAGTGCCACAGCAGACATT CTTACAGGCCTTAAAAGGAAGCCTGCCACATTGACATGGTCTGGTGATGATTGTAGTACAGTGGAAATATCTGGACTTGATATTGGCTGGGGCCAG AGAATATCCTTGGAATTTGATGAGGAACGAGGTTTGTGGACTCTCCAGAGGGATTTGCCT GAAGGACACTATGAATACAAGTACATTGTTGATGGTGTATGGACATGCAATGAATTTGAGCCCATCACTTCTCCCAACAAAGATGGACATATCAACAACTATGTAAAG GTTCTTGACGACAATCCAGACAGCATCAGTGCAGCAGTTCGGAATAGGCTCACTAGTGATGACCCTGATCTTACTTCAGACGAAAGGCTAATAATTAGGGAATTTCTTGAAGCTTATCCAGACGAAGAATGA
- the LOC104099864 gene encoding phosphoglucan phosphatase DSP4, amyloplastic isoform X1 yields MNCLQNLPRSSGLSLRNFTGTTKKPYFPVVSLGMTKFADQRLSIVAQVVSGSESSTEKGETEKDAGKSDTYSNDMTAAMGAVLTYRHELGMNYNFIRPDLIVGSCLQTPEDVDKLRSIGVKTIFCLQQNPDLEYFGVDIGAIREYVNKCSDIEHLRAEIRDFDAFDLRLRLPAVVSKLSKAVNRNGGVTYIHCTAGLGRAPAVALTYMFWVQGYKLGEAFNLLMSKRSCFPKLDAIKSATADILTGLKRKPATLTWSGDDCSTVEISGLDIGWGQRISLEFDEERGLWTLQRDLPEGHYEYKYIVDGVWTCNEFEPITSPNKDGHINNYVKQVLDDNPDSISAAVRNRLTSDDPDLTSDERLIIREFLEAYPDEE; encoded by the exons ATGAATTGCCTTCAGAATCTTCCCAG ATCCTCTGGTTTATCACTGAGAAACTTCACAGGCACTACAAAAAAGCCTTATTTCCCCGTTGTTTCACTG GGGATGACAAAATTTGCTGATCAGCGTCTAAGTATTGTGGCACAG GTTGTATCTGGTTCTGAATCTAGTACAGAGAAGGGTGAAACAGAGAAGGATGCAGGAAAATCTGATACATACAGCAATGACATGACTGCAGCCATGGGAGCTG TTTTAACCTATAGGCATGAGTTAGGAATGAACTACAACTTCATCCGTCCAGATTTGATTGTTGGGTCATGTCTACAG ACTCCTGAGGATGTGGACAAGCTTCGCAGCATTGGAGTAAAAACTATTTTTTGCTTGCAGCAAAATCCAGATCTCGA ATATTTTGGGGTTGATATTGGTGCAATTCGTGAATATGTCAACAAATGCAGTGATATTGAACACTTGCGTGCCGAAATAAG GGATTTTGATGCATTTGATTTGAGGTTGCGGCTTCCAGCTGTCGTAAGCAAACTGAGCAAGGCCGTCAATAGAAATGGGGGTGTGACTTACATACATTGCACCGCTGGACTTGGCAGAGCTCCGGCAGTTGCG TTGACATATATGTTCTGGGTTCAAGGCTATAAGCTTGGTGAAGCTTTCAATTTACTCATG AGCAAGCGCTCCTGCTTTCCAAAACTAGATGCCATCAAAAGTGCCACAGCAGACATT CTTACAGGCCTTAAAAGGAAGCCTGCCACATTGACATGGTCTGGTGATGATTGTAGTACAGTGGAAATATCTGGACTTGATATTGGCTGGGGCCAG AGAATATCCTTGGAATTTGATGAGGAACGAGGTTTGTGGACTCTCCAGAGGGATTTGCCT GAAGGACACTATGAATACAAGTACATTGTTGATGGTGTATGGACATGCAATGAATTTGAGCCCATCACTTCTCCCAACAAAGATGGACATATCAACAACTATGTAAAG CAGGTTCTTGACGACAATCCAGACAGCATCAGTGCAGCAGTTCGGAATAGGCTCACTAGTGATGACCCTGATCTTACTTCAGACGAAAGGCTAATAATTAGGGAATTTCTTGAAGCTTATCCAGACGAAGAATGA
- the LOC104099864 gene encoding phosphoglucan phosphatase DSP4, amyloplastic isoform X3, which translates to MTKFADQRLSIVAQVVSGSESSTEKGETEKDAGKSDTYSNDMTAAMGAVLTYRHELGMNYNFIRPDLIVGSCLQTPEDVDKLRSIGVKTIFCLQQNPDLEYFGVDIGAIREYVNKCSDIEHLRAEIRDFDAFDLRLRLPAVVSKLSKAVNRNGGVTYIHCTAGLGRAPAVALTYMFWVQGYKLGEAFNLLMSKRSCFPKLDAIKSATADILTGLKRKPATLTWSGDDCSTVEISGLDIGWGQRISLEFDEERGLWTLQRDLPEGHYEYKYIVDGVWTCNEFEPITSPNKDGHINNYVKQVLDDNPDSISAAVRNRLTSDDPDLTSDERLIIREFLEAYPDEE; encoded by the exons ATGACAAAATTTGCTGATCAGCGTCTAAGTATTGTGGCACAG GTTGTATCTGGTTCTGAATCTAGTACAGAGAAGGGTGAAACAGAGAAGGATGCAGGAAAATCTGATACATACAGCAATGACATGACTGCAGCCATGGGAGCTG TTTTAACCTATAGGCATGAGTTAGGAATGAACTACAACTTCATCCGTCCAGATTTGATTGTTGGGTCATGTCTACAG ACTCCTGAGGATGTGGACAAGCTTCGCAGCATTGGAGTAAAAACTATTTTTTGCTTGCAGCAAAATCCAGATCTCGA ATATTTTGGGGTTGATATTGGTGCAATTCGTGAATATGTCAACAAATGCAGTGATATTGAACACTTGCGTGCCGAAATAAG GGATTTTGATGCATTTGATTTGAGGTTGCGGCTTCCAGCTGTCGTAAGCAAACTGAGCAAGGCCGTCAATAGAAATGGGGGTGTGACTTACATACATTGCACCGCTGGACTTGGCAGAGCTCCGGCAGTTGCG TTGACATATATGTTCTGGGTTCAAGGCTATAAGCTTGGTGAAGCTTTCAATTTACTCATG AGCAAGCGCTCCTGCTTTCCAAAACTAGATGCCATCAAAAGTGCCACAGCAGACATT CTTACAGGCCTTAAAAGGAAGCCTGCCACATTGACATGGTCTGGTGATGATTGTAGTACAGTGGAAATATCTGGACTTGATATTGGCTGGGGCCAG AGAATATCCTTGGAATTTGATGAGGAACGAGGTTTGTGGACTCTCCAGAGGGATTTGCCT GAAGGACACTATGAATACAAGTACATTGTTGATGGTGTATGGACATGCAATGAATTTGAGCCCATCACTTCTCCCAACAAAGATGGACATATCAACAACTATGTAAAG CAGGTTCTTGACGACAATCCAGACAGCATCAGTGCAGCAGTTCGGAATAGGCTCACTAGTGATGACCCTGATCTTACTTCAGACGAAAGGCTAATAATTAGGGAATTTCTTGAAGCTTATCCAGACGAAGAATGA
- the LOC104099864 gene encoding phosphoglucan phosphatase DSP4, amyloplastic isoform X2, protein MNCLQNLPRSSGLSLRNFTGTTKKPYFPVVSLGMTKFADQRLSIVAQVVSGSESSTEKGETEKDAGKSDTYSNDMTAAMGAVLTYRHELGMNYNFIRPDLIVGSCLQTPEDVDKLRSIGVKTIFCLQQNPDLEYFGVDIGAIREYVNKCSDIEHLRAEIRDFDAFDLRLRLPAVVSKLSKAVNRNGGVTYIHCTAGLGRAPAVALTYMFWVQGYKLGEAFNLLMSKRSCFPKLDAIKSATADILTGLKRKPATLTWSGDDCSTVEISGLDIGWGQRISLEFDEERGLWTLQRDLPEGHYEYKYIVDGVWTCNEFEPITSPNKDGHINNYVKVLDDNPDSISAAVRNRLTSDDPDLTSDERLIIREFLEAYPDEE, encoded by the exons ATGAATTGCCTTCAGAATCTTCCCAG ATCCTCTGGTTTATCACTGAGAAACTTCACAGGCACTACAAAAAAGCCTTATTTCCCCGTTGTTTCACTG GGGATGACAAAATTTGCTGATCAGCGTCTAAGTATTGTGGCACAG GTTGTATCTGGTTCTGAATCTAGTACAGAGAAGGGTGAAACAGAGAAGGATGCAGGAAAATCTGATACATACAGCAATGACATGACTGCAGCCATGGGAGCTG TTTTAACCTATAGGCATGAGTTAGGAATGAACTACAACTTCATCCGTCCAGATTTGATTGTTGGGTCATGTCTACAG ACTCCTGAGGATGTGGACAAGCTTCGCAGCATTGGAGTAAAAACTATTTTTTGCTTGCAGCAAAATCCAGATCTCGA ATATTTTGGGGTTGATATTGGTGCAATTCGTGAATATGTCAACAAATGCAGTGATATTGAACACTTGCGTGCCGAAATAAG GGATTTTGATGCATTTGATTTGAGGTTGCGGCTTCCAGCTGTCGTAAGCAAACTGAGCAAGGCCGTCAATAGAAATGGGGGTGTGACTTACATACATTGCACCGCTGGACTTGGCAGAGCTCCGGCAGTTGCG TTGACATATATGTTCTGGGTTCAAGGCTATAAGCTTGGTGAAGCTTTCAATTTACTCATG AGCAAGCGCTCCTGCTTTCCAAAACTAGATGCCATCAAAAGTGCCACAGCAGACATT CTTACAGGCCTTAAAAGGAAGCCTGCCACATTGACATGGTCTGGTGATGATTGTAGTACAGTGGAAATATCTGGACTTGATATTGGCTGGGGCCAG AGAATATCCTTGGAATTTGATGAGGAACGAGGTTTGTGGACTCTCCAGAGGGATTTGCCT GAAGGACACTATGAATACAAGTACATTGTTGATGGTGTATGGACATGCAATGAATTTGAGCCCATCACTTCTCCCAACAAAGATGGACATATCAACAACTATGTAAAG GTTCTTGACGACAATCCAGACAGCATCAGTGCAGCAGTTCGGAATAGGCTCACTAGTGATGACCCTGATCTTACTTCAGACGAAAGGCTAATAATTAGGGAATTTCTTGAAGCTTATCCAGACGAAGAATGA